AAGGTTGCTCTGactaaaaaaaatcagtgaCATTAACTAATGTGACGAtcattttggtaaaaaaaattatgttccCAAATTACCTATGAGCATAATTTATCAATAAACTTCCACTCTCTAATAATGAATTAGAGCCCATGGTGTTTTCAACGGCAATGGTGAGGCTTCCATCATGCTGTCATTACCATTGCAGCAATATTTATTCCACAACGCAGAATCAAGTGAAGCCTTATGTCACAATAGCAACGACATTAGTTGTCATACATCAACATCCTTCCAAAGAAACTTAGTAACTTCTAGttgtaaaattttgaacctTGTGCATTTGAACCACCTTGGAACtgttaaaggaaaaaagagatcTCATGCAACAATTAAAAGGATTTGGAACTCCATACAACATCAGAAAGATAaccaaatcaaaatttggaataaaaattactataataataatagtaatagtAATAAACAAAAACAGTTTGGAGAAGCACATGCTGCAAGAATTTCAAGTAAAGCTCCTATtaacatagaaaaagaaagtaactAATATGAAATGCTCTCAAGCATCTTAACATGGTCACCCTTGAATCTGTATGCCTCCTGCACCTTGGGACAATTTCAGCTGCTCGTCTTCCAGCCACCCAGTCTGACTTAATGTTGTGCATGCAATTTCGTACCACTAATTTCACATCCAAAATTACTTCAAATGGTCTCACCCACTGATTAGAAACCTCCATAACGTTTACCTTTTAGTCATCAAGCATGTCATTTTCCAAAGAAGCATCAGGTATTGCCTTCTGCATTGTTTGGGATAGCATCTAGGAAATGTAAAAGGATAAATCAGTAAGGCTGAGCATTTTTAGACTTTAGATCCAAATAGATAGAGAAACAACCCCAACTAGCCTACTTTTTCTAGAAATGGGCATAGGCTCATCCAGTTAAATTGGTTAAGCAAAAAATAAGCACACTAGGAGGTTGATATACATGCAGGTCAGATATATTTGCCTTTTGCTAGTTGTATTGTTCATGTTCAATGTGAGCTAGAATGAGGCATAGCATGAACTGCACTCAGATCAAATACCATAATGAATTGACATCTGGTCAATGTACATAATTTTTGCCTAAGGACCCCCTTTCATCTCCATTTATCTAATAATATTCAGTATTTATCCTTTGAAATCAATGCTTAGTTGGATATGTGAAACAAGCTGGTTCCCttgagtgtcaaaaaatgtagcaatactttcaaaatttgatctaatttatacttatacaaaaaaaacaaaaaactggtCAATGGGGGAGGTCAGTTAttgaagtgaaaaagaaaaaggaacagtGTTCATTGCATCATCAAATAGAATATGATAAATCCTTTCAACTGAAGTATATTGCAGCCAACATTTTGAGGTATGGATGAAAAGAAGCATCAGTAGAACCTAAATGATCAAACTAAATGGGATTGAAAGAATGTGGATCGCAGAGAAAGCCTTCAGACAACTAAAACATGACCATAAAAGATGAGTCTTATGAGAAACCTCTCCATCACTTGCCATTCCAAGTGTGTAGTGTAGGAAATTTAATCCTGCATGAAGTAGCTCACCTTCTCAATTCGTTGTTTTCTTCTTATAAGAACTCAACCAAAGAAAAGTGTAGAcatcttcctttttcccttGCTAAGGCTCACAAGAGCCTACCATTCAAGCTGGTGCAACTTCCACTCTGATTTTCCTTAGTATGGCATCATATgcaacaaaaatagaaaaataaatccGTAAGGTTACATGAGGGAACAAACTTTCATACTAAGAATCAGTTTTAATTTTCATCAACAAGACAAGGAAAACAAATGTTGTTTATTAAAGAAACAACCAAAGAACCTTGATTCAAAGTTGACTTAAGTCAAATAAGATTATCTACTATCAGCTTGATTCTTGAAATTAATGTGATACCGGACCTTCTGCAAGCCTATTGTAGGGCATCTACTTCAATCAACTGATGTAGACATTTGCAATAAAACTAGCAAACTGCTAAAGAATTAACCCCAATTCCTCCATGTGGAGGGCAAAAAGAGATCATGGAAGTTGGTGGACAATATTTCCATTGTTTGAGAAGTTGTTGTTGGGCGTCTTCTTCAATGCTAAGCATGGGCATACCCCGATGGATGAAATCCATGAGCTAGCCTATGGTCGTCTTGATTTGTTGCAGGATGTGACAACTTCAGCTCGACATGCAAGAATGACAAATTTGATGAGATTCATGATTAAGCACATCATGCATTTCTCATTTGTAAAGAGTTTAACTCTGCCAAAGATGCAGCACTACACATTTGGAAGGCCCTCAATTTTGCCAAGAATCTCCGCACACTCAAGCTATATACCGGGCAACATCTTGTACTCTCTGCTGACCTGTTTCATGGAGAAGACAACTTAAGGGTGTTGCACATAAGTGAATCTCAAATTCACAATTTACCAAAATCAGTACATAAATTAAGGCACCTGACAcatttctttgctttttagCATTGCTAGGTTGCCCAAATGTTTTGTCTTTTGCTCTATTTGTAGACCTTAGATGCTGAAGAGTGTACTGAGCTTGAAATCCTGCCTTGTGATTTACCGTAGCGTTTATTCTTGAAGCATCTTAAAATTGGAGGTGCTGATAGTTTGGGATGGTTGCTACAACACATTGGTCACTTAGGTCACCTCGAGACACTGGATAATTTCATTATTCAAGATGAAGATAGTCATAGAATTGAAGAGCTAGAGAGGGCACCTGACCATAATGAACTTGGAGAAAGAGCATAACCAAAGAGAAGCCATTGAGTCTCACATCTGTGAGatggaaaaattaaaatttttgaaagtgcAATGCACATTGGGTGCATATGCAGGTGAAAAGGGTATCTTTGACTGCCTCTGTCCCCACAACAACCTTAAAATGCTACCTATATGGAATTATCCTGGCGTTATGATTCCAAAGTGGATGCTGGATTCATCTCTTTGTAATCTGGTGAAACTTGAACTTATCAATTGCATCACTATGAGCATTTACTATCCCTGGTGAAGCACCCTTTTCTTGAGCATCTAGAAATGTTGGAGTTACCTACAAGTGACGCAAACAATGTCTCTGGTGAGGATCGAGAAGGCAGGGGTCTCCAGTGACAACAGAGCAGGGTTTTGGAGGAAAGACCCACTTTTAGCCACTTCGagcaaaaaagagagaatgCCCTCCATGTGAAAAAAAGCCTGATCAATTAGGTTTTCATGTAGGCGATTTTAAAGGATATCTATGATGGCGAGAGGTTGTAACCTATAGTGGAGATATTATCTATACTAGTAAATATTTTCACCGATATAAATCAGTCATCACTGAGGACACAAAACATACCCGGTATTGACATGTCAGTATGGTGAGTCTTTTTGTTGTGTAGAGAGAGATTTGATTTCTACCTACATGTCTTGATCCACTTCAGCATGAGTTTGTCTAACAAATGTGTCGGTTGTCTAGCAGCAAACCAAAAACAGCATTTGTTGCCCTACCTTTGCCATCTAAAAGTATGCATTTGTCTCCAATAAAGAGGAAACATATGCCATCGTCATTGTTGTTCATAAGTTTGAAAGCAATGACTTTCTCCAAATGGAAGGATGTGCTTTTATATGGGAATATATGCTGCTTAGGAAGGGGTTATGTATGAAGTTGTGCTCCTAACAAGGTATCttatgtttttatgaaaaatagaCATGATCTTTGTAAAACAAGAATGACAATTACTCAAACTTTTGTTACACAAGGCATAAATATCAGGTTCTTATACATTTAGCATCTCTTGTTTTCAACATTGAGGATGCAAATATTATGTTTTTACGTATTCAGTAGCATGTCTCTTGAAAATCGAGCTGTGATGTCTTAAGACTGCATCTAGTAAAGTCTTAGTACTGAATACTTATGTTAGCAAAATTCATTGTTACCTATGGATTTACATTGGTCAAGAATGGtttgtcaattttttatttctgaaCCCCAACACTAtgttgtaagatcatttggtgggccggcatatgtctatgaggaatttcagacattatggctgtcttaacgtaaatatccgcttaagtgattgcattttgggatattatgtcattttagatggtatggggtaattttgaaatgtatatatacctatacgcaattacggactctttgatgggttgaatccgtaattgtcctcattatataatggtagtggtccctggggtcgtgcgaacagttgcttttggtttctagggttttctcttccccatctgagagagacctcacgcgcactgcacgtaccctggaagaccctgctgcgatcttcccgtgcaccagatcagatggattcaggtacgcttccgcttcagtttaaggtttcgtttatttcaatgatttagcatgagcatgatcctgtttagggtatatacatttggttttgtatatgcgttatggggagaaatcccaacatttggtatcagagccaatgttcttcgttaaatcgttgaattttttggatgattttgtgCGTCTTCCCGTTGGGTTCATCCCTGTTTTTCGGCTGCAagtattgttttaaaaaaaaaaaaaaaaaaaaaaaaaaaaaattagggttgAGGGCGTGcgacggaagccgtcgggcttccgttgcagccatCAGGAGGATCGGAGAAGGGGACGAGAGGATCGGCGGGCGTCAGTCGCCGTTGGGCGATGGCGGGCCTCCGGCCGTTGGGGCGCGTCCTGCCTGCGGCCACCCACGCTGTTGGGTGGCCTGTCGGCGCTCTCCCCGTCTCTGTTGCAGCGAAAACAGAAGAACAAGTAGTGCAAGGGGAATAACAGGGAAGGCGACGGCAGGGAGGCTGGCAGAGGGCGACGGCCGGCGACTCAGATGTCGCCGGACGGGCCCGTGCGACCCGCTGCCATCCACCCACAGTCACCGGCGACCCACCGGTGGCCTCCTCGCCGCTTCTGCAACCGCCCATTCCAGTCGATAATGGCGGAAATCAGAAAAGGGGCAGATTGTAGCAGAAGGGGAAACCGACCAGAATCGGCCGGTTTCCGGCGGGCGTCGGCCCGCCATCGTGGCGGCCGACGTCCGGCGACGCTGGCGGcacccgccggcggccacccacggtgttgggtggcctgccggtggagcttcaccgcccgcctgccgttcggcaggcgagcggtggagacgACGCCCGCGACGCTCGGGCGGTCGAGCGGGTCAGCCCGGGTCGGGTCGTGACAGAGCCGATCCGGGTCcatcagatttaaaaaaaaaaaaaaaaacttttcccgCCTCGCGCCCGAGCCCCTGCGTTTTAtttttcggaccgggtcgggtcctgtcggacccgacccgtatccatttggtttaagtaaatcggttcattttttttaaaccagttttggaaaagactcgaaccggttcattaCGATTCAGAACCGATTCAATCCGATTCAGACCGGTTCGGACCTTCTAGGGACCGGTTCGAACCTTTCAGATCCGTTTCGGACCATTTGGGGACAGGTTCATTCATTTCAGAACCGATTTGAACCATTTTCgaaccgattcagggcttttcagaaccggttcattcagttttggaaccgattctagcatttcagaaccgattaagttgatttttgaaccgattcgggcattttcagaccggttcacttgatatttagaccgattcagggcttttcagaccggttcattgagTTCTGGAACCGTTTTTGGGCCAATTTTAACTGGTTCATtgggttttagaaccgataTGGTCTATTTTTGACCAGTACGTCCAATTTTTAGACTGGTTCAGCCCTATGTAGGGGTATGCAGGTGTTCtaattgtggtttaagaacgatacgggccattttaaggccgattcagtagttcttgaccctcttaagcacgattatgaTACTGGTTTATAagttttggactcttttgggctcatttcattgaatcattttggttttgaatttaatGTAAGGCATACATGTAtggtaatttggtttatgcatcaagTTTTTGGGATTCAATAAATGACAAATtctgtatgtaaattttaattcatgtatcatgttttgcatgttgttaatttatgtgtgtactttagatgaatgtttggattatgaatttaaTCTTTGGTCATGTctattgtttgaaatgagtacgtttgtactttatgtcgtcAAAGTGAcatctgttgtacgaatttgcttgttttgaacattagatgatagtatacttgatccatgcggacaatgatcagcccaaaggaggattgttgtttggtcaggtttaagtatataGGGCAATGAAtatatgataatttttcaggttttcatgtgaatagcgagtcaatccaaagataggctcgttgtttgacagggttaattatttatattcattgttgaccaagaataccacttgcagttagtatttcaatccaaagattggatattagcgttgcaccggtaccttgtgatgggatttgggccattgtatttaaattcatttatatttgttatttcatctttgtacatgtattgattgtgagcatgtttggtatttttgttgttctttgtacagtgagttctgcttctatgatatctgcaaatttgagtactgttcctgagttaaatggttcgaattttaaggactggaaagaaactgttatgattgttctgggttgtatggatcttgaccttgcatttagggagttgTGTCCACCTCAAccaacagatcaaagttcccatgaggataagcggtactttgaacggtgggaacgctcaaaccgcatgtgtctaatgatcatgaagagatcaatcccaGAAAATTTTCGGGGAtctattactgaaaaggctagtgccaaggcgttccttgaagagattgaaaaacgttttgctaaaaaatgaaaaggctgaaacaagcactcttttgagtaaacttgtgacgctgaGGTTTAAAGGAAaggggaacatacgggagcatattatggaaatgtctcatcttgcttcaaaattacaggcactaggtctgaggttacctgaagactttatagtgcatatggttcttctttctcttccaccacagtttggacaatttaaagttagttataactgtcagaaggagaaatggactcttaatgagcttatttcgcactgtgtggaagaagaggagagattgaagcatgataggatagaaagtgctcacttggctactacgcctaaaagtaagaaaagaaagacggCTAAAGAAATTGCAGTTGATCACGCatccatcaagaaacaaaagaagcataaggaaggcaaatcaagctgcttcttttgcaaggatgaaggtcatatgaagaaggattgtactaagtatcacgcatggcgtgaaaagaaaggtacgattcttactttggtttgttctgaggttaatttaatttcagtaccaaggcacttgtgggtagattcagttgctactactcacataagtgtttctgtgcagggctgcctaaattgtcggacgccaattgatgctgaaagattcatctatgagggcgatgacatgaaggcgaagattgaagccatagcagattttcgagttattgttaaagactggttgtcatttgaatttgatagaaacttatgtaataccgcctttagacggaatttggttgttatttccttactgaacaaatttggttattattgttcatttggaggaaataaatttaaatagtttctgcattcaaatttgaattccactggttctttgtctagtagcgataacctttatttgcttgatacgattgcttcatataatgtaaccttgcatgttacgtttagtggtactaaaagaaaattagccaaaagAGAATTCTGTTATGTTATGacattggcgcttaggacatatctctgaaaagagaatataaaggcttatgtcaaaatgaattcttgagtcccttgattttgcaaactttaatgtctgcactgaatgtataaagggaaaatgaacaaacattaaggggttataagttttatttaatccattcagtaagtcttttTTTGAAAGGGAAACGCCCATTTCTTTGTagatattgagtttgggaggtgatcaggttatgaacattgtttttgaagagggacctgagtccactctattcagaagaagacaatgatgtcgatctccatactgaagaacaaactcaacaacctcaagaaaattaagtagaggtGTCACTAAGGAAATCTATATATGGACTAAAGTAAGTTTTCcagtcaatggtattacaaacttcatcaagttatagtttcatttggtttcgaaattaatatggttgatgaatgtgtatactaaaagttcagtgggggcaaatttatctttttggttttatatgtcgatgatatattgttgacaagtaatgatgttggcatattgcatgaaactaagaaatttttgtcaacaacgtttgacatgaaggatcttggttgtgcatcttttgtattggggatccaaatatttcgagatcattctcggggtattcttgaatcatcacaaaaggcctacattgataaggtgcttcagcaatatgacatgaaggattgtaaaccatgaaagactccagttgctaaaggagacaagtttagtctcaaacagtgcactaaaagtaaaatcgaatctaaagaaatggaaaggattccctatttgtctgttgtgggaagccttatgtatgttcaggtttgtactcgtttggatattgcatttatcattggaatgttaggcagatacttaagtgatcctggtatgggtcattagaaagcagccaaaagagttttgatgtaattaaaaagaacataagattttatgctcacatacaggaagtcagaccagtgggagatcattaggtattcagattctgactttgctgagTGCCAAGATACTGGcattcaatcaggttttgtgattgcagaattttgtcacgaggctgcgcattatgcATGGTATAAAAAAataccactaaggttgttgtgtgataataattcagcagtcatgtactcttataacagccacagtttgtcaaagtcgaagcacatcgacattaagtttttttggactgttaaagaggggatacagaatggtcaggtgtctttagagcatattgagacaaactctatgattgcggatccgcttaccaagggtttaacacataaggtctttcacgaacatgttgttcgtatcggggtgttatccttggatgatgtgctggtttagtgggagtttgtattttttgtttgctctaatgtatggacacatattcagttttctgcagaataaagtttaaagttctttgtttccattctttgtttatgttttgatctctATAAGgtttttaaagttggaccagttgagaatagacatgttgtaatcacattacatgtaattctcatgctatacatccatatcagatctatgccattgattatgttaacatttgtgatcattgaaggtttagctaatttttattatagcgaaagccgctttggttctgtgttgatatggtcatggacgagattggtgaaaatgacgtttataagatagcaattatgagctcctaaggttttatgtaatgtctgaatgcattaagacatatttggcccaagtgggagattgtaagatcatttggtgggccggcatatgtctatgaggaatttcagacattatggctgtcttaacgtaaatatccgcttaagtgattgtattttgggatattatgtcattttagatggtatggggtaattttgaaatgtatagatacctatacgcaattacggactctttgatgggttgaatccgtaattgtcctcattatataatggtagtggtccctggggtcgtgcgaacagttgcttttggtttctagggttttctcttccccatttgagagagacctcacgcgcactgcacgtaccctggaagaccctgctgcgatcttcccgtgcaccagatcagatggattcaggtacgcttccgcttcagtttaaggtttcgtttatttcaatgatttagcatgagcatatcctgtttagggtatatacatttggttttgtatatgcgttatggggagaagtCCCAACATATGTATCTGAAGAGATTTTGATTCCATTTTCTCTGTGGTGCTCTTGTCAATTATTGCTTAGATACCACTGAGCTGCAGCAAACATCATGCCCTTCATGATGCTTCTCTTTGTTAAATTTTGTCATTGCTGGTTAAAGATTGACCTATAGGACATTGTTTAATATTCTCtagtttttcctttattttcttattttttattatgaagatcagtttctttttcccaaaattaGTGAATACCTGCTAACGAAAGCACCACTCTCTTTCCCTAAGAAAGAAATTCTCCATCAACAAGCCAAATCAACGTGTAGGGATATACATAAGTCTAGAAACAAACTTTTTACACTAGTGCGACATCAGGCCTGACTTGTAATTTCTCTTAAAAGACTCAAATACAGgggtttcctcttttttcttgtgaatgACTGTATAGGATCTGAGTTTATCATCAACACATCTTTTagaaaaagttataaaatatctAGTGTTAAGGCAAATAAAAATTGCATGTTACTAAATTGACATTCGACTTCTGAGAGAAATTCATAAACAACTAACAAAGAACCTacatttttcatataaaataatacaaataacTTTTTGTTGGTCAAGAGAAATGTATTTGTTTATGACATGTGTAGtactactttttgttttttaataatatcatCACCTCAACTTCATGTTCTCTAACCAGTTAATTCAGTTAGAAGTTTGACACTCATTCTAACATACCTTAGACTGAACATATCAGCTATAGAATATCGTTGGTTGCACTGGTATAAAATAAATTGTGATGTTTTCACTTATTCATGTAGAAACTTGGGTTTGAGCTGACGT
Above is a window of Nymphaea colorata isolate Beijing-Zhang1983 chromosome 8, ASM883128v2, whole genome shotgun sequence DNA encoding:
- the LOC126410316 gene encoding uncharacterized protein LOC126410316: MEMSHLASKLQALGLRLPEDFIVHMVLLSLPPQFGQFKVSYNCQKEKWTLNELISHCVEEEERLKHDRIESAHLATTPKSKKRKTAKEIAVDHASIKKQKKHKEGKSSCFFCKDEGHMKKDCTKYHAWREKKGLPKLSDAN